The Vicia villosa cultivar HV-30 ecotype Madison, WI linkage group LG1, Vvil1.0, whole genome shotgun sequence genome includes a region encoding these proteins:
- the LOC131648155 gene encoding uncharacterized protein LOC131648155 — translation MDVLKGRYGDLTSTLLINSKVSNPPSFLRNLFSSSSTSSSSIWWRDLVKINSLCHSDPMVDKVKFNVHNGFHTPFWETAWLEGISLKEEFPDLYLNSTLKGVSVAIMGGWLQDSWCWGDFGLRLEGNVVEAELIRLKDRVETFNGWRHGCDSVSWTEGSSLDFSVSSCYNFYLKFQIPFGPPNVNDGAFGILWKAEVPFKIKAFCWRLFLDRLPMIDGLGSRGIHFPVDDTFCVLCGKVPENRDHFFFGCLVGTKIWNEIAYWIGKEGILENKCLPHFMEWHLFFRSCRIRDSKLDVVWLATVWSFWLIRNGVRFRKEAWSVNNTVWNIKFLVWKWSFCGEITHPNYSFYDFSKDPLLFLS, via the coding sequence CCTCCTTCTTTTCTCCGAAATCttttttcatcttcttctacttcttcttcttctatttggTGGAGGGATTTGGTCAAAATTAATTCTTTGTGTCATTCGGATCCGATGGTTGACAAGGTTAAGTTTAATGTGCATAACGGGTTCCACACTCCGTTTTGGGAAACCGCTTGGCTAGAAGGGATATCTTTGAAAGAAGAGTTTCCGGATTTATACTTAAATTCCACTTTGAAGGGTGTATCGGTGGCGATTATGGGGGGGTGGTTGCAAGATTCGTGGTGTTGGGGTGATTTTGGTTTAAGGTTGGAAGGCAATGTTGTAGAAGCGGAGTTGATTAGGTTGAAGGATCGGGTGGAAACATTTAACGGGTGGAGACATGGGTGTGATTCCGTTTCTTGGACCGAAGGCTCGTCTTTGGACTTTTCGGTTTCATCTTGCTATAATTTTTACTTGAAGTTTCAAATCCCGTTCGGTCCTCCAAATGTTAATGATGGTGCTTTTGGTATTTTGTGGAAAGCGGAAGTTCCGTTCAAAATCAAGGCTTTTTGTTGGAGACTATTCCTCGATAGGCTTCCAATGATTGATGGTTTGGGTAGTAGAGGTATACATTTTCCCGTGGATGATACTTTTTGTGTGTTGTGCGGTAAAGTCCCGGAAAATAGAGATCACTtcttttttggttgtttggtggGTACAAAGATATGGAATGAGATAGCTTATTGGATTGGTAAAGAGGGAATTTTGGAAAATAAGTGTTTACCGCATTTTATGGAGTGGCACTTGTTTTTTCGTTCTTGTAGGATTAGAGATAGTAAATTGGATGTCGTGTGGCTTGCCACCGTTTGGTCTTTTTGGTTAATTAGGAATGGTGTCCGCTTTAGGAAGGAAGCTTGGAGCGTAAACAATACCGTTTGGAACATTAAGTTCTTGGTGTGGAAATGGTCTTTTTGTGGAGAGATTACTCATCCCAACTATTCTTTTTACGATTTTAGTAAGGATCCGCTCCTTTTTCTTTCGTAG